CCGGCTGGGAGATGTGGGACAAGGGACAGGCCCCGCTATTCGTCAGCTACGCCACCGACCCGGCCTACGACGCCTGCAACTACAACGACACCAGCATCGGAGCCATCCTTCTTAACGGCACTGCCTACGTCCAGATTGAAGGAGCTGGAATCGTCAAGGGTGCCAAGCATCCCGAGCTGGCCAAGAAGTTCATCGAGTTCCTCATAAGCGAAGAGGCCCAGGAGAAGCTCCCGCTCAACCAGTGGATGTATCCGGTCAACAAGAACGTCAAGCTCCCGAAGTGCTTCAGCTACGCGGTTAACGTCACCAACCCGGTCAAGCTCAGTCCAGATGAGATCGGGAAGAACTACAAGACCTGGCTCGAGCAGTGGACGGCCCTGATGGTCGAGGGCAAGAGCCCGGACGAGATACTCGGGAAGACGAGCACCACCACAGGATCAGAGGGCAAGGGCGGAATCTGCGGACCTGGAATCATCGTCGGCCTCGCGCTCCTGCCGGTTCTGCTCAGGAAGAGGAAGTGATCTC
The window above is part of the Thermococcus sp. genome. Proteins encoded here:
- a CDS encoding thiamine ABC transporter substrate-binding protein; the protein is LIVEDPRTSSTGMAFLLWTVGAYGDRWLYYWDALKKNDVQIVKSWDAGWEMWDKGQAPLFVSYATDPAYDACNYNDTSIGAILLNGTAYVQIEGAGIVKGAKHPELAKKFIEFLISEEAQEKLPLNQWMYPVNKNVKLPKCFSYAVNVTNPVKLSPDEIGKNYKTWLEQWTALMVEGKSPDEILGKTSTTTGSEGKGGICGPGIIVGLALLPVLLRKRK